Proteins co-encoded in one Aquincola tertiaricarbonis genomic window:
- a CDS encoding glutamine synthetase family protein, with translation MPDTLHEFLTRHRIHEVECVIPDMTGIARGKILPRDLFMASGEMRIPKSVLLNTVNGQQPDNGPYVGDTDPDMVCRPDAATVRIVPWAAEPVAVVIHDCQEWDGQPVQISPRAVLRRVLALYAERGWRPVVAPEMEFYLVARNQNPHEPLQPPLGRTGKPEVGRQSYSIDAVNDFDPFFMELSSFCDQHQLGVETLIHEAGPGQMEINFSHGDPLDLADRVFLFKRTVRETALRHGVFATFMAKPMEGEPGSAMHIHQSLNDAEGRNVFSQADGSASALFQHFIGGLQTYIPQVMPMLAPYVNSYRRLAPYMSAPINVRWGHDNRTCGIRVPKSGPAARRVENRVPGVDANPYLAMAATLACGYLGMRDQLQPSEPTEGSAWNVDHELPRHLEDAIRAMRASEAVKQVLGETFVDAFCAVKELEYATYNRVISSWEREHLLLLV, from the coding sequence ATGCCCGACACCCTCCACGAATTCCTCACCCGGCACCGCATCCACGAGGTGGAGTGCGTGATCCCCGACATGACCGGCATCGCGCGCGGCAAGATCCTGCCGCGCGACCTGTTCATGGCCTCGGGCGAGATGCGCATTCCCAAGAGCGTGCTGCTCAACACCGTCAACGGCCAGCAGCCCGACAACGGGCCCTACGTGGGCGACACCGATCCCGACATGGTGTGCCGGCCCGACGCGGCCACGGTGCGCATCGTGCCGTGGGCGGCCGAGCCGGTGGCCGTCGTCATCCACGATTGCCAGGAGTGGGACGGGCAGCCGGTGCAGATCTCGCCCCGCGCGGTGCTGCGCCGGGTGCTGGCGCTGTATGCCGAACGCGGCTGGCGGCCCGTCGTCGCGCCCGAGATGGAGTTCTACCTGGTGGCCCGCAACCAGAACCCGCACGAGCCGCTGCAGCCGCCGCTGGGCCGCACCGGCAAGCCCGAGGTGGGCCGGCAGAGCTATTCGATTGATGCCGTCAACGATTTCGACCCCTTCTTCATGGAGCTGTCCTCGTTCTGCGACCAGCACCAGCTGGGCGTGGAAACGCTGATCCACGAGGCCGGCCCCGGGCAGATGGAGATCAACTTCAGCCACGGCGACCCGCTGGACCTGGCCGACCGCGTGTTCCTGTTCAAGCGCACGGTGCGCGAGACGGCGCTGCGCCACGGCGTGTTCGCCACCTTCATGGCCAAGCCGATGGAAGGCGAGCCCGGCAGCGCGATGCACATCCACCAGAGCCTGAACGACGCCGAAGGCCGCAACGTCTTCAGCCAGGCCGACGGCAGCGCCAGCGCGCTGTTCCAGCATTTCATCGGCGGGCTGCAGACCTACATCCCGCAGGTGATGCCGATGCTGGCGCCCTACGTCAACTCGTACCGGCGGCTGGCGCCCTACATGTCGGCGCCCATCAACGTGCGCTGGGGCCACGACAACCGCACCTGCGGCATCCGCGTGCCCAAGTCGGGCCCGGCGGCCCGCCGGGTGGAGAACCGCGTGCCCGGCGTCGACGCCAACCCCTACCTGGCCATGGCCGCCACGCTGGCCTGCGGCTACCTGGGCATGCGCGACCAGCTGCAGCCCAGCGAGCCGACCGAAGGCAGCGCGTGGAACGTGGACCACGAACTGCCCCGCCACCTGGAAGACGCCATCCGTGCGATGCGGGCCAGCGAGGCCGTCAAGCAGGTGCTGGGCGAAACCTTCGTCGACGCCTTCTGCGCGGTCAAGGAGCTGGAGTACGCCACCTACAACCGGGTGATCAGCTCCTGGGAGCGTGAGCACCTGCTGCTGCTGGTGTGA
- a CDS encoding aspartate aminotransferase family protein: MTHTPHSTGVPPARVQALLAREREAYVQRHPRCRALSDRAAPQLMFGVPLHWMNDWSTPFALQVAEARGATLTDVDGHTLADFCLGDTGAMFGHSPTPVAEALAAQAQRGLTTMLPNEDAAVVGELLAQRFGLPRWQFAMTATDANRFVLRWLRAATGRRVLLVFNGCYHGTVDDVFVDLVDGQPVQRASLLGQVHALTATTRVVEFNDLAALEAALAPGDVACVLAEPVMTNIGMVLPEPGFWAEAQRLIRRHGSLLVLDETHTLSSGPGGYGRAHGLQPDAVVVGKALGGGMPCAAYGFTAELAAQAEAAKRAAPPGHSGIGTTLTANLLAMAAMRPTLTQLMTPPVFEPMHALAGQLADGLRAAIAGHGLPWCVTQVGARVEFQFCPQPPRNGSQAEAAMDAPLEHALHLALLNRGVLITPFHNMMLVCPDTTPAQVQRLLGAFAEVLAELCRGETA; encoded by the coding sequence ATGACGCACACCCCACACTCCACCGGCGTGCCGCCCGCACGCGTGCAGGCCCTGCTGGCGCGTGAACGCGAGGCCTATGTGCAACGCCATCCGCGCTGCCGCGCTCTGTCGGACCGCGCCGCGCCGCAGCTGATGTTCGGCGTGCCGCTGCATTGGATGAACGACTGGTCCACGCCCTTCGCGCTGCAGGTGGCCGAAGCCCGCGGCGCCACCCTGACCGACGTCGACGGCCACACCCTGGCCGACTTCTGCCTGGGGGACACCGGCGCGATGTTCGGCCACTCGCCCACCCCGGTGGCCGAGGCGCTGGCCGCGCAGGCGCAGCGCGGGCTCACCACCATGCTGCCCAATGAAGACGCCGCGGTGGTCGGCGAGCTGCTGGCGCAGCGCTTCGGCCTGCCGCGCTGGCAGTTCGCGATGACCGCCACCGACGCCAACCGCTTCGTGCTGCGCTGGCTGCGCGCCGCCACCGGCCGCCGCGTGCTGCTGGTGTTCAACGGCTGCTACCACGGCACGGTGGACGACGTGTTCGTCGACCTGGTGGACGGCCAGCCGGTGCAGCGCGCCAGCCTGCTGGGCCAGGTGCACGCGCTGACGGCCACCACCCGGGTGGTGGAGTTCAACGACCTGGCCGCGCTGGAAGCCGCGCTGGCCCCGGGCGATGTGGCCTGCGTGCTGGCCGAGCCGGTGATGACCAACATCGGCATGGTGCTGCCCGAGCCCGGTTTCTGGGCCGAGGCGCAGCGCCTGATCCGCCGCCACGGCAGCCTGCTGGTGCTGGACGAAACCCACACCTTGAGCAGCGGCCCCGGCGGCTATGGCCGCGCCCACGGCCTGCAGCCCGATGCGGTGGTGGTGGGCAAGGCCCTGGGCGGCGGCATGCCCTGCGCGGCCTACGGCTTTACAGCCGAACTGGCGGCACAGGCCGAAGCCGCCAAGCGCGCTGCCCCGCCCGGCCATTCGGGCATCGGCACGACGCTCACGGCCAACCTGCTGGCCATGGCCGCGATGCGGCCCACGCTCACGCAGCTGATGACGCCGCCGGTGTTCGAGCCCATGCACGCGCTGGCCGGCCAGCTGGCCGACGGCCTGCGCGCCGCCATCGCCGGCCACGGCCTGCCTTGGTGCGTCACGCAGGTGGGCGCCCGGGTCGAATTCCAGTTCTGCCCGCAGCCGCCGCGCAACGGCAGCCAGGCCGAGGCGGCGATGGACGCGCCGCTGGAGCATGCGCTGCACCTGGCACTGCTCAACCGCGGCGTGCTGATCACGCCCTTCCACAACATGATGCTGGTGTGCCCCGACACCACGCCGGCCCAGGTGCAACGGCTGCTGGGTGCCTTTGCCGAAGTGCTGGCCGAGTTGTGCCGCGGAGAGACGGCTTGA
- a CDS encoding GntR family transcriptional regulator, with translation MSDDDTEASTTQQDSVYQALRQWVTVGRFLPGERLKIRTVAAAMGVGQMPVRAALQRLAAEGALVNVPNAGVAVPRLSVPEFDDLLQMRMLLEGEAAERGSLRLAAAQRHELQALCTRMDEALARQDADDYLAANEDFHVILYRAAGSPLLFSLIDTLWLKAGPVSNRLFDTPAAAGVLNDAHEALMKALQAGDSAAVRRAVEQDIFVAGQFVRQRLKDEGPQSRRAAPRD, from the coding sequence TTGAGCGACGACGACACCGAGGCCAGCACCACCCAGCAGGACAGCGTGTACCAGGCGCTGCGACAGTGGGTGACGGTGGGCCGCTTCCTGCCGGGTGAGCGGCTGAAGATACGCACCGTGGCCGCCGCCATGGGCGTGGGCCAGATGCCGGTGCGCGCCGCGCTGCAGCGGCTGGCGGCCGAAGGCGCGCTGGTGAACGTGCCCAACGCCGGTGTGGCCGTGCCGCGCCTGTCGGTGCCCGAGTTTGACGACCTGCTGCAGATGCGCATGCTGCTGGAAGGCGAAGCGGCCGAGCGCGGCAGCCTGCGCCTGGCGGCGGCGCAGCGCCACGAGCTGCAGGCGCTGTGCACGCGCATGGACGAGGCGCTGGCCCGCCAGGACGCCGACGACTACCTGGCCGCCAACGAGGACTTCCACGTCATCCTGTACCGCGCCGCCGGCTCGCCGCTGCTGTTCAGCCTGATCGACACCTTGTGGCTCAAGGCGGGGCCGGTGAGCAACCGGCTGTTCGACACCCCCGCCGCGGCCGGCGTGCTCAACGACGCTCACGAGGCGTTGATGAAGGCGCTGCAAGCCGGGGACAGCGCGGCCGTGCGCCGCGCGGTCGAGCAGGACATCTTCGTGGCCGGTCAGTTCGTGCGGCAGCGGCTGAAAGACGAAGGACCTCAGTCCCGCCGGGCCGCCCCAAGGGACTGA
- a CDS encoding RelA/SpoT family protein, protein MVRLADVSDELDARHRARAFAQPLLQGELLDTGEDALGHADGVAAILHDIGASPAMQAAAYLVYSADFLQRPEEVIAKAFGASYAGLVVHTNKLVQIQRAAREARLAVADRAVQTERVRKMLLAFSRDLRVVLLRLASRLQTLRWYAASRTPCPKALALETQQVFAPLANRLGIWQIKWELEDLSFRFLRPDEYKRMARLLDEKRIEREAGVEAFRQQLAQQLQDAGLKAEVQGRPKHLYSIWKKMQGKGLDFARVFDVRAMRVIVADIPACYAALAHVQQRYRVVQGEYDDYIAKPKPNGYQSLHTVVLDDDGRTVEVQIRTRAMHEYAEFGVAAHWAYKEAGTKGYAGVSAAGADDERVAEARRSVLRQLLAWERDFAGQGANDAAGQGDERIYVFTPQAAVIELPAGATPVDFAYTLHTDLGHRCRGAKVDGVMVPLNTPLANGQTVEINAIKEGGPSLDWLNPELGYLASSRAKTKVRAWFNALAQSQTIAKGRELVEKLLQREGRTAIKLEELASRLGFRSADALFEVVGKDEYSLRNIEQLLRPAADPPTPDEIVALRRSKGDGSTPRGGVLVVGVDSLLTNLARCCRPAPPDVIGGFVTRGKGVAVHRVDCTNFRNMRAQQPERVIPVTWGVGEGARGEAAVYPVDVVVEAADRPALLRDISEVFAKEKMNVTGVHTQSVKHVRGGTAWMTFTVEVSDAARLAAVLGQVARVAGVRHTRRK, encoded by the coding sequence ATCGTCCGGCTGGCCGACGTCTCCGACGAACTGGATGCCAGGCACCGCGCCCGCGCCTTCGCGCAGCCGCTGCTGCAGGGCGAGCTGCTGGACACCGGCGAGGACGCGCTGGGCCATGCCGATGGCGTGGCCGCGATCCTGCACGACATCGGCGCCTCGCCGGCGATGCAGGCGGCGGCCTACCTGGTGTATTCGGCCGACTTCCTGCAGCGGCCCGAGGAAGTGATCGCCAAGGCCTTCGGTGCTTCGTATGCCGGGCTGGTGGTGCACACCAACAAGCTGGTGCAGATCCAGCGCGCCGCCCGCGAGGCGCGGCTGGCCGTGGCCGACCGTGCGGTGCAGACCGAGCGCGTGCGCAAGATGCTGCTGGCCTTCTCGCGCGACCTGCGGGTGGTGCTGCTGCGCCTGGCCTCGCGGCTGCAGACGCTGCGCTGGTATGCCGCCTCGCGCACGCCATGCCCCAAAGCCCTGGCGCTGGAAACCCAGCAGGTGTTTGCGCCGCTGGCCAACCGCCTGGGCATCTGGCAGATCAAGTGGGAGCTGGAAGACCTCTCGTTCCGCTTCCTGCGGCCGGATGAATACAAGCGCATGGCGCGGCTGCTCGATGAAAAGCGCATCGAGCGTGAGGCGGGCGTCGAGGCCTTCCGCCAGCAGCTGGCGCAGCAGCTGCAGGACGCGGGCCTGAAGGCCGAGGTGCAGGGCCGGCCCAAGCACCTCTACAGCATCTGGAAGAAGATGCAGGGCAAGGGCCTGGACTTTGCGCGTGTGTTCGACGTGCGGGCGATGCGCGTCATCGTGGCCGACATCCCGGCCTGCTATGCCGCGCTGGCCCATGTGCAGCAGCGCTACCGGGTGGTGCAGGGCGAATACGACGACTACATCGCCAAGCCCAAGCCCAACGGCTACCAGTCGCTGCACACCGTGGTGCTGGACGACGACGGCCGTACCGTGGAAGTGCAGATCCGCACCCGTGCCATGCATGAGTACGCCGAGTTCGGCGTGGCCGCCCACTGGGCCTACAAGGAAGCGGGCACCAAGGGCTATGCCGGCGTGTCGGCCGCCGGTGCCGATGACGAGCGCGTGGCCGAGGCCCGCCGTTCGGTGCTGCGCCAGCTGCTGGCCTGGGAACGCGACTTCGCCGGCCAGGGCGCCAACGATGCGGCGGGGCAGGGCGACGAGCGCATCTACGTGTTCACGCCGCAAGCCGCGGTGATCGAGCTGCCGGCCGGGGCCACGCCGGTGGACTTCGCCTACACGCTGCACACCGACCTGGGCCACCGCTGCCGCGGCGCCAAGGTCGATGGCGTGATGGTGCCGCTGAACACGCCGCTGGCCAACGGCCAGACGGTGGAGATCAATGCCATCAAGGAAGGCGGGCCGTCGCTCGACTGGCTGAACCCCGAGCTGGGCTACCTGGCCAGCTCGCGCGCCAAGACCAAGGTGCGCGCCTGGTTCAACGCGCTGGCGCAGTCGCAGACCATCGCCAAGGGCCGCGAGCTGGTGGAAAAACTGCTGCAGCGCGAAGGCCGCACCGCCATCAAGCTGGAAGAGCTGGCCTCGCGGCTGGGCTTTCGCAGCGCCGATGCGCTGTTCGAGGTGGTGGGCAAGGACGAGTATTCGCTGCGCAACATCGAGCAGCTGCTGCGCCCGGCGGCCGACCCGCCCACGCCCGACGAGATCGTGGCGCTGCGCCGCTCCAAGGGCGACGGCAGCACGCCGCGCGGGGGCGTGCTGGTGGTGGGCGTGGATTCGCTGCTGACCAACCTGGCGCGCTGCTGCCGGCCGGCGCCGCCCGACGTGATCGGCGGCTTCGTCACCCGCGGCAAGGGCGTGGCCGTGCACCGGGTGGACTGCACCAACTTCCGCAACATGCGCGCCCAGCAGCCCGAGCGGGTGATCCCCGTCACCTGGGGCGTGGGCGAGGGCGCCCGTGGCGAAGCGGCCGTCTACCCGGTGGACGTGGTGGTGGAAGCCGCCGACCGGCCGGCGCTGCTGCGCGACATCTCCGAAGTGTTTGCCAAGGAGAAGATGAACGTGACCGGCGTGCACACGCAGTCGGTCAAGCATGTGCGCGGCGGCACCGCCTGGATGACCTTCACCGTGGAAGTGAGCGACGCCGCGCGCCTGGCCGCGGTGCTGGGCCAGGTGGCGCGTGTGGCGGGGGTGCGGCATACCAGGCGCAAGTAG
- a CDS encoding alpha/beta fold hydrolase, with translation MTIEPVLKHVQCLGSRGLHRMAYWEWGDARNPRVLVCVHGLTRQGRDFDVLARAMAGEYRVVCPDVPGRGHSDWLADPTGYAVPSYVASMVTLLARLDAEQLDWVGTSMGGLIGMGLCSLPGAPVRRLVLNDIGPAIAYEGLARIGTYVGKPVHWRTEQEAADALWAISQGFGPHSAEQWLALTRPQLRPDGDGFKPHYDPAIGLAFQHITRENAAAGEAMLWAAYDAIACPTLLLRGVQSDLLSAATAQAMSGRGPRARLVEFEGVGHAPTLVQPEQVKAVRDFLLSP, from the coding sequence ATGACCATCGAACCCGTTCTCAAACACGTGCAATGCCTGGGCAGCCGCGGCCTGCATCGCATGGCGTACTGGGAGTGGGGCGACGCCCGCAATCCGCGGGTGCTGGTGTGCGTGCACGGCCTCACGCGGCAGGGCCGCGACTTCGACGTGCTGGCCCGTGCGATGGCGGGCGAGTACCGCGTGGTGTGCCCCGACGTGCCGGGCCGCGGCCACTCCGACTGGCTGGCCGACCCCACCGGTTATGCGGTGCCTTCGTACGTGGCCAGCATGGTCACGCTGCTGGCCCGGCTGGACGCCGAGCAACTGGACTGGGTGGGCACCTCGATGGGCGGGCTGATCGGCATGGGGCTGTGCTCGCTGCCCGGAGCGCCGGTGCGGCGGCTGGTGCTCAACGACATCGGCCCGGCCATAGCCTATGAAGGCCTGGCCCGCATCGGCACCTACGTGGGCAAGCCGGTGCACTGGCGCACCGAACAGGAAGCCGCCGACGCCTTGTGGGCCATCTCGCAGGGTTTCGGTCCGCATTCGGCCGAGCAGTGGCTGGCCCTCACGCGGCCGCAGCTGCGCCCCGATGGCGATGGCTTCAAGCCCCACTACGACCCGGCTATCGGCCTGGCCTTCCAGCACATCACGCGCGAGAACGCGGCCGCCGGTGAGGCCATGCTGTGGGCGGCCTACGATGCCATCGCCTGCCCGACGCTGCTGCTGCGGGGCGTGCAAAGCGATCTGCTGAGTGCCGCCACCGCCCAGGCCATGAGCGGCCGCGGGCCGCGTGCGCGGCTGGTTGAATTTGAAGGCGTGGGCCATGCGCCCACCTTGGTGCAGCCCGAACAAGTGAAGGCCGTGCGCGATTTCCTTTTGTCCCCGTGA
- a CDS encoding 3-hydroxybutyrate dehydrogenase: protein MLKGKTALVTGSTSGIGLGIAMRLAAQGANIMLNGFGDHAGPKAQVEALGVKVGYHGADMSKPADIEAMVRAAEAEFGAVDILVNNAGIQHVALVEDFPPEKWDAIIAINLSSAFHTTRHALPGMKQRNWGRIINVASTHGLVASAQKSAYVASKHGILGFTKALALETATTGVTANAICPGWVLTPLVQKQIDDRASREGISVDEAKRDLLGEKQPSLQFTTPEQLGDLAVFMCSAAADNLRGAAINVDGGWVAQ from the coding sequence ATGCTCAAAGGAAAGACCGCCCTCGTCACGGGCTCGACCAGCGGCATCGGCCTGGGCATCGCGATGCGCCTGGCGGCCCAGGGCGCCAACATCATGCTCAACGGCTTCGGCGACCATGCGGGCCCCAAGGCGCAGGTGGAAGCGCTGGGCGTGAAGGTGGGGTACCACGGTGCCGACATGAGCAAGCCGGCCGACATCGAGGCCATGGTGCGCGCGGCCGAGGCCGAGTTCGGCGCGGTCGACATCCTGGTCAACAACGCCGGCATCCAGCATGTGGCGCTGGTGGAAGACTTTCCGCCCGAGAAGTGGGACGCCATCATCGCGATCAACCTCAGCTCGGCCTTCCACACCACGCGCCATGCGCTGCCGGGCATGAAGCAGCGCAACTGGGGCCGCATCATCAACGTGGCCAGCACGCATGGCCTGGTGGCCTCGGCGCAGAAGTCGGCCTACGTGGCCAGCAAACACGGCATCCTGGGCTTCACCAAGGCGCTGGCACTGGAAACCGCCACCACCGGCGTCACCGCCAATGCCATCTGCCCCGGCTGGGTGCTGACGCCGCTGGTGCAAAAGCAGATCGACGACCGTGCCTCGCGCGAAGGCATCTCGGTGGACGAGGCCAAGCGCGACCTGCTGGGCGAGAAGCAGCCTTCGCTGCAGTTCACCACGCCCGAGCAGCTGGGCGACCTGGCGGTCTTCATGTGCTCGGCCGCGGCCGACAACCTGCGCGGCGCCGCCATCAACGTCGATGGCGGCTGGGTGGCGCAGTAA
- a CDS encoding SIMPL domain-containing protein (The SIMPL domain is named for its presence in mouse protein SIMPL (signalling molecule that associates with mouse pelle-like kinase). Bacterial member BP26, from Brucella, was shown to assemble into a channel-like structure, while YggE from E. coli has been associated with resistance to oxidative stress.), with amino-acid sequence MKLKIARSSATVRGLALLAALGGGALQAHAQAVASAVVPAPQGVLSLNASASVEVTKDLLSITFTASRDGSDAGTVQSQLKQALDAALAEARKVAKPQQVEVQTGNFSLYPRYAAKGGINGWQGTAELVVQGRDMAAISQLAGRIQSMAIGRVAYGLSREASQKVEAEVTAQAIQRFQAQAAEIARQFGYQGATVREVNVQTNEPGMVPMAAKAYMRAAAAPMDEALPVEAGKGTVTATVSGTVQMNR; translated from the coding sequence ATGAAACTCAAGATCGCCCGTTCCAGCGCCACCGTGCGCGGTTTGGCCTTGCTGGCCGCCCTCGGTGGCGGTGCGCTGCAGGCGCATGCGCAAGCCGTGGCGTCCGCGGTGGTGCCGGCGCCGCAAGGCGTGCTCAGCCTCAATGCGAGCGCCAGCGTGGAAGTGACCAAGGACCTGCTGTCCATCACCTTCACTGCCAGCCGCGACGGCAGCGATGCGGGCACGGTGCAATCGCAGCTCAAGCAGGCGCTGGACGCCGCGTTGGCCGAGGCGCGCAAGGTGGCCAAGCCGCAGCAGGTGGAAGTGCAGACCGGCAACTTCTCGCTGTACCCGCGCTATGCGGCCAAGGGCGGCATCAACGGCTGGCAGGGCACGGCCGAGTTGGTGGTGCAGGGTCGTGACATGGCGGCCATCTCGCAGCTGGCCGGCCGCATCCAGAGCATGGCCATTGGCCGCGTGGCCTACGGCCTGTCGCGCGAGGCTTCGCAGAAGGTGGAGGCGGAGGTCACGGCGCAGGCCATCCAGCGCTTCCAGGCCCAGGCCGCCGAGATTGCCAGGCAGTTCGGCTACCAGGGCGCCACGGTGCGCGAGGTGAACGTGCAGACCAACGAGCCCGGCATGGTGCCGATGGCCGCCAAAGCCTACATGCGCGCCGCCGCCGCGCCGATGGACGAGGCCCTGCCGGTGGAAGCCGGCAAGGGCACCGTGACCGCCACCGTCAGCGGCACGGTGCAGATGAACCGGTGA
- the ompR gene encoding osmolarity response regulator transcription factor OmpR, which yields MNAPANTRPDRIVVVDDDARIRDLLRRYLTQEGFEVLLAEDAKALNRVITRETIDLIVLDLMLPGEDGLSICRRLRAANDVTPIIMLTAKVEDVDRIVGLEVGADDYLPKPFNPRELLARIHAVLRRRPAMEAPGAPAKEAQTVTFGPFEFDLSLRRLTKDGEQIALTTGEFSMLKALVRHPRQPLSRDKLAQLARGREFEPFDRSLDVQISRLRKMIEPDPAQPRYIQTVWGVGYVFVPDGAA from the coding sequence ATGAACGCACCCGCAAACACACGGCCGGATCGCATCGTCGTGGTCGATGATGACGCCCGCATTCGTGATTTGCTGCGGCGCTACCTCACGCAGGAAGGTTTCGAGGTGCTGCTGGCAGAAGATGCCAAGGCGCTGAACCGCGTGATCACCCGCGAGACGATCGACCTCATCGTGCTCGACCTGATGCTGCCCGGCGAAGACGGCCTGTCGATCTGCCGCCGGCTGCGCGCCGCCAACGACGTGACGCCCATCATCATGCTCACCGCCAAGGTGGAAGACGTGGACCGCATCGTCGGCCTGGAAGTGGGCGCCGACGACTACCTGCCCAAGCCCTTCAACCCGCGTGAGCTGCTGGCCCGCATCCACGCGGTGCTGCGTCGCCGCCCGGCGATGGAAGCACCGGGCGCACCGGCCAAGGAGGCGCAGACCGTCACCTTCGGCCCCTTCGAGTTCGACCTCTCGCTGCGCCGCCTGACCAAGGACGGCGAGCAGATCGCGCTGACCACCGGCGAGTTCTCGATGCTCAAGGCCCTGGTACGCCATCCGCGCCAGCCGCTGAGCCGCGACAAGCTGGCCCAGCTGGCCCGCGGCCGCGAGTTCGAGCCCTTCGACCGCAGCCTGGACGTGCAGATCAGCCGCCTGCGCAAGATGATCGAACCCGATCCGGCGCAGCCGCGCTACATCCAGACCGTCTGGGGCGTGGGCTACGTGTTCGTGCCGGACGGTGCAGCTTGA
- a CDS encoding sensor histidine kinase: MSSRHVALSLFWRTFVLLALLLTGGIFAWVQTLRALEFEPRAVQAAQQIAALVNLSRAALRYSDSISRTSIVKTMDDQDALRVLPREPGDRWEPFEVDRFTRRVGQELHSRLGAETLVARSVNGREGLWVGFTIENDLYWLQAEPTRVVPLTPGTWFVWVGIALLATLVGSVAIARRINQPLRELSFAASRIRDGEFDSRLDENTLTSEIREVNMGFNRMARELAKVEEDRAIMLAGISHDLRTPLARLRLEAEMSVNDEEARRNMAMDIDQLDNIIDKFLDYARPGETRLVPVHLSMLIDRESAGFRDPALQITSRVAIDIKVMADETELGRVFQNLFENARRYGQTPGTGVTRIDVSYSRAGPWVTVSVRDHGRGVAPEKLAELTTPFYRGDTARTAATGAGLGLAIVDKSLQRMGGSLELANAADGGLVAHVRLKRAP, encoded by the coding sequence ATGAGTAGCCGTCATGTCGCCCTCAGCCTCTTCTGGCGCACCTTCGTCCTGTTGGCCCTGCTGCTGACCGGCGGCATCTTCGCGTGGGTCCAGACGCTGCGCGCGCTCGAGTTCGAGCCACGTGCGGTGCAGGCGGCGCAGCAGATCGCCGCGCTGGTGAACCTGAGCCGGGCCGCGCTGCGCTACTCCGACAGCATCAGCCGCACCTCCATCGTCAAGACCATGGACGACCAGGACGCGCTGCGGGTGCTGCCGCGCGAGCCGGGCGACCGCTGGGAGCCTTTCGAGGTCGACCGCTTCACCCGCCGCGTGGGCCAGGAACTGCACAGCCGCCTGGGCGCTGAAACGCTGGTGGCCCGCTCGGTCAATGGCCGCGAAGGGCTCTGGGTGGGCTTCACCATCGAGAACGACCTCTACTGGCTGCAGGCCGAGCCCACGCGCGTGGTGCCGCTGACACCGGGCACCTGGTTCGTCTGGGTGGGCATTGCGCTGCTGGCCACGCTGGTGGGGTCGGTGGCCATCGCCCGGCGCATCAACCAGCCACTGCGTGAGCTGTCGTTCGCGGCCAGCCGCATCCGCGATGGCGAGTTCGATTCGCGGCTGGACGAAAACACGCTGACCAGCGAGATCCGCGAGGTGAACATGGGCTTCAACCGCATGGCGCGCGAGCTGGCCAAGGTGGAAGAAGACCGGGCCATCATGCTGGCCGGCATCAGCCACGACCTGCGCACGCCGCTGGCGCGGCTGCGGCTGGAAGCGGAGATGAGCGTCAACGACGAAGAAGCCCGTCGCAACATGGCGATGGACATCGACCAGCTCGACAACATCATCGACAAGTTCCTGGACTACGCGCGACCCGGCGAGACGCGCCTGGTGCCGGTGCACCTGTCGATGCTGATCGACCGCGAGTCGGCCGGCTTCCGCGACCCGGCGCTGCAGATCACCTCGCGCGTGGCCATCGACATCAAGGTGATGGCCGACGAGACCGAGCTGGGCCGCGTGTTCCAGAACCTGTTCGAGAACGCCCGCCGCTATGGCCAGACGCCCGGCACCGGCGTGACGCGGATCGACGTCAGCTACTCGCGCGCCGGCCCCTGGGTGACGGTGAGCGTGCGCGACCATGGCCGCGGCGTGGCACCCGAGAAGCTGGCCGAGCTGACCACGCCCTTCTACCGCGGCGACACCGCCCGCACCGCCGCCACCGGCGCCGGCCTGGGCCTGGCCATCGTGGACAAGTCGCTGCAGCGCATGGGCGGCAGCCTGGAGCTGGCCAACGCGGCCGACGGCGGCCTGGTGGCGCATGTGCGCCTCAAGCGCGCACCGTAG